The Phycisphaeraceae bacterium genome has a window encoding:
- a CDS encoding type II toxin-antitoxin system death-on-curing family toxin: protein MDQPIFLGVDDVLTIHQDQIERYGGSPDLRDPGLLTSAVDTPRAMFDGRYLHGDLFEMAAAYLYHIVQNHPFVDGNKRTGTAAALVFLDLNGIEIAIDDDALADYVIEVAQGRVPKSDVAAFLRKHAVG from the coding sequence GTGGACCAGCCCATATTCCTCGGCGTTGATGACGTCCTGACGATTCACCAGGACCAAATCGAGCGGTACGGCGGCAGCCCGGACCTGCGCGATCCTGGGCTGCTGACCTCCGCCGTGGACACGCCGCGCGCCATGTTCGACGGGAGGTACCTGCACGGGGACCTCTTCGAGATGGCGGCGGCGTATCTCTACCACATCGTGCAGAATCATCCGTTCGTGGATGGGAACAAGCGGACCGGCACCGCTGCGGCACTGGTGTTCCTCGATCTCAACGGAATCGAGATCGCGATCGATGACGACGCATTGGCCGACTACGTGATCGAGGTCGCCCAGGGTCGCGTCCCCAAGTCCGATGTCGCCGCCTTCCTGAGGAAGCACGCAGTAGGTTGA
- a CDS encoding AbrB/MazE/SpoVT family DNA-binding domain-containing protein, which produces MVKTLTKHGNSYALIIDKPILELLRIEPDSPLEVSTDGKVLTITPVSPESRGARVGKSLARINARHGKALRKLAE; this is translated from the coding sequence ATGGTCAAGACGCTCACCAAGCACGGCAACAGTTACGCCCTGATCATCGACAAGCCCATCCTCGAACTCCTCCGGATCGAGCCGGACTCGCCACTGGAGGTGAGCACGGACGGGAAGGTCCTCACGATCACGCCCGTGAGCCCCGAGAGCCGCGGCGCCCGGGTCGGCAAGTCGCTCGCCAGGATCAACGCCCGGCACGGCAAGGCCCTCCGCAAGCTCGCGGAGTGA